From a region of the Candidatus Nomurabacteria bacterium genome:
- a CDS encoding superoxide dismutase gives MYTLPKLDYEYNALEPWIDEQTMRIHHTKHHQVYIDKLNAELEKNPDLKNKSLDDLCASEIPAVKNNAGGHWNHTFFWGILGSKESKSIKEKIDESFENFGNFQKLFKEAALGRFGSGWVWLTLGSAGKMEITSTANQDVPEGTVLLGLDVWEHAYYLRYQNRRAEYVDAFWNIVNWEKVWYIAQNGGIK, from the coding sequence ATGTACACACTTCCTAAATTAGATTACGAATACAATGCGTTGGAACCGTGGATCGATGAACAGACAATGCGTATCCACCACACCAAGCACCATCAAGTCTATATTGATAAACTAAACGCCGAATTGGAAAAGAATCCAGACTTGAAAAATAAAAGTTTGGACGATCTGTGCGCAAGCGAAATACCGGCGGTGAAAAATAATGCCGGAGGACACTGGAATCACACTTTTTTCTGGGGGATTCTGGGATCAAAGGAGAGCAAATCAATCAAGGAAAAAATTGATGAGAGTTTCGAAAATTTTGGAAATTTTCAGAAGTTATTTAAGGAGGCCGCTTTGGGGCGGTTTGGTTCTGGTTGGGTCTGGCTCACATTAGGAAGCGCTGGTAAAATGGAGATAACGAGTACGGCGAATCAGGATGTGCCGGAGGGGACAGTGTTACTTGGATTAGATGTGTGGGAGCACGCCTACTATCTAAGGTATCAAAACCGCAGGGCCGAATACGTTGATGCTTTTTGGAATATTGTGAATTGGGAAAAAGTATGGTATATTGCACAAAATGGAGGAATTAAATAA
- a CDS encoding vitamin K epoxide reductase family protein, with translation MKNSRNLLLTILGLSFLGFADATFLAIKHYTGAPIPCSFLDGCDTVTSSIYSTVAGIPVALLGSLFYLAVFVLVLFYLQEQRKWVVNTLWFLSLLAFIASLVFVYLQGFVIGSWCQYCLVSALTSTLIFVLATVFARRVSTKSFVA, from the coding sequence ATGAAGAATTCAAGAAACTTATTACTGACAATCTTGGGGCTTAGTTTTCTCGGTTTTGCCGACGCCACTTTTCTGGCGATTAAACATTACACCGGGGCTCCCATCCCTTGTTCTTTCCTTGATGGTTGCGATACTGTCACTAGTAGTATTTATTCCACCGTTGCCGGTATTCCAGTGGCGCTACTTGGGTCGCTGTTTTATCTCGCTGTCTTTGTCTTGGTTCTGTTTTATTTACAGGAGCAGAGAAAGTGGGTGGTGAATACGCTTTGGTTTCTGTCGCTCCTGGCTTTCATCGCCTCGCTTGTCTTCGTCTATTTGCAGGGGTTTGTAATAGGTTCTTGGTGTCAGTACTGTTTGGTTTCAGCTTTAACTTCAACGCTGATTTTTGTTCTAGCCACTGTATTCGCTCGTCGCGTTTCCACCAAGTCATTTGTCGCTTAG
- a CDS encoding DUF4446 family protein: MPDLSFFDPFYLLVGACVLLLAWSVYLEWRLRRFTLGKNGNSLEDSFHSLADSVKQTDKVNQEIKEHLIKMEERLQKSVQQVKTVRFNPFAVQGGNYSFATSFLDEHGDGVVISTLYSREKTSVFAKPIKNRASEFELSDEERRAIAL, encoded by the coding sequence ATGCCAGACCTTAGCTTTTTTGACCCTTTCTATCTACTGGTTGGAGCCTGCGTCCTCCTGCTTGCTTGGTCTGTTTACCTAGAGTGGCGTCTACGCCGCTTTACGCTCGGCAAAAATGGTAACAGTCTAGAAGATTCATTCCACTCCCTTGCAGACAGTGTCAAACAAACGGATAAGGTCAATCAGGAAATAAAAGAACACCTAATCAAGATGGAAGAGCGCCTACAGAAAAGCGTCCAACAAGTAAAGACGGTTCGTTTCAATCCCTTTGCTGTTCAGGGTGGAAATTACAGTTTCGCCACGAGCTTCTTGGACGAACACGGTGATGGCGTTGTAATCTCTACTCTCTATTCGCGAGAGAAGACAAGTGTCTTCGCTAAGCCAATCAAGAACCGCGCTTCAGAATTCGAGCTCTCCGACGAGGAGCGCCGCGCCATCGCGCTTTAA
- a CDS encoding HNH endonuclease, with protein MQNFYIDKKGYPRWKDSKTLVHRTVAANKVGGVIFHGYVVHHVDGNKRNFRKNNLWLMTRSAHTRLHALCRGKELIKPF; from the coding sequence GTGCAAAATTTCTACATAGACAAAAAGGGCTACCCTAGATGGAAAGACAGCAAAACCTTGGTTCACAGAACTGTGGCCGCCAATAAGGTTGGGGGTGTTATTTTCCATGGATACGTTGTGCATCACGTAGACGGTAATAAGCGAAATTTCCGCAAGAACAACCTGTGGCTTATGACACGCAGTGCGCACACGAGACTGCATGCACTGTGTCGTGGCAAAGAACTTATAAAGCCTTTCTAG
- a CDS encoding cysteine desulfurase: MKQIFLDAAAGPRNPSSLHASGVVAKIKLEKARDKVARVLFSQPDEIIFTSGGTEGNNLAIFGLRPRHLIVTELEHASVLEPAATLNATFLKDISSLKESLRRETDLVSIIYAHNETGVILPIREVAKSVRKFRQKNKTHQPYLHIDACQAPRYLDLNVQKLGVDLMTLNGSKLGVPGVGCLFVRRGVSLSPVFLGGGQEKGLRSGTENVEGITRFARALELASKNRNRESKRVAKLRDYFISELLKLPGVKLNGPEGEWRLANNVNVSFDGLLGEQIALELDAKGVAVSTGSACSISARNNSHVIINSVRFSLATETRKKDLDYVLKVLPRILEKLERVRVLNKIIL; this comes from the coding sequence ATGAAGCAAATTTTTCTAGACGCAGCGGCTGGACCACGGAATCCATCTAGCTTACATGCCAGCGGGGTGGTGGCCAAAATAAAACTGGAAAAAGCCAGAGACAAGGTGGCGCGTGTCCTGTTTTCTCAACCAGACGAGATTATTTTCACTTCGGGCGGGACAGAGGGCAATAATTTAGCAATTTTTGGCCTTCGTCCCAGGCATCTTATTGTCACCGAGTTAGAACATGCTTCGGTTCTGGAACCTGCTGCGACCCTTAACGCCACTTTTTTGAAGGATATTTCTAGTTTAAAAGAGTCTTTGCGCCGTGAAACAGATCTAGTCTCAATTATCTATGCCCACAATGAAACTGGCGTGATCCTGCCAATTAGAGAGGTGGCGAAGTCTGTTAGAAAGTTTCGCCAGAAAAATAAAACACACCAGCCATATTTGCATATCGACGCCTGCCAAGCACCACGATATCTAGATCTGAATGTTCAGAAATTAGGCGTAGATTTAATGACCCTAAACGGCAGTAAGCTGGGTGTGCCGGGAGTTGGCTGCCTCTTTGTGCGGCGTGGCGTTAGTCTAAGCCCAGTTTTTCTTGGTGGTGGACAAGAGAAAGGTTTAAGATCGGGGACAGAAAATGTGGAAGGGATTACCAGGTTTGCAAGAGCGTTAGAACTGGCAAGCAAAAATAGGAATCGGGAAAGCAAAAGAGTGGCCAAGTTGCGGGATTATTTCATCTCTGAACTACTAAAATTGCCCGGTGTAAAATTGAACGGTCCGGAAGGAGAGTGGAGACTGGCAAACAATGTGAATGTCAGTTTTGACGGCCTGCTTGGTGAACAAATTGCGCTGGAGTTGGATGCGAAGGGGGTGGCTGTTTCTACTGGTTCTGCTTGTTCTATTTCTGCACGAAATAATTCCCATGTTATAATAAATTCAGTACGATTCTCATTGGCAACAGAGACAAGAAAGAAGGATTTAGATTATGTTTTGAAAGTCCTGCCAAGAATTTTAGAAAAATTAGAAAGAGTGAGGGTTTTAAATAAAATAATTTTGTAA
- the rpmG gene encoding 50S ribosomal protein L33 produces the protein MSQDQLIKLACQTCKRVNYWSRKNRKLVERKIEIKKHCRWCRKHTGHKEAKK, from the coding sequence ATGTCACAGGATCAACTAATCAAGCTGGCTTGCCAAACCTGCAAACGGGTTAATTACTGGAGTCGGAAGAATCGCAAGCTGGTGGAACGCAAGATTGAGATTAAGAAGCACTGCCGCTGGTGTCGCAAGCACACGGGTCATAAGGAAGCGAAGAAATAG
- a CDS encoding ribosome-binding factor A — MSRREDRLVAELQRLAAEFLGLHAGPRSLITVTDCILSNNSQRLQILISVLPETEERAALAFVRRQLSEFILFVHKHLRAGYLPQISFALDAGEKHRQKIDKLLQ; from the coding sequence ATGTCACGACGAGAAGATCGACTGGTAGCAGAACTCCAGCGGCTAGCCGCAGAGTTTCTCGGTCTTCACGCTGGACCACGATCACTGATAACGGTTACCGACTGCATTCTCTCCAACAATAGCCAGCGCTTACAAATTCTAATCTCGGTTCTCCCCGAAACCGAAGAACGGGCGGCCCTCGCCTTTGTCCGCCGGCAGTTGAGCGAGTTCATCCTTTTCGTCCACAAACATTTACGCGCTGGGTACTTACCTCAAATCAGCTTCGCGTTGGACGCGGGCGAGAAACATCGCCAAAAGATTGATAAACTGTTACAGTAA
- the infB gene encoding translation initiation factor IF-2 yields the protein MSNQTRPPIVVVMGHIDHGKSTLLDYIRKTNVVDGETGGITQAISAYQTEKITFLDTPGHAAFTGMRERGVNIADLAILVVSAEEGVKTQTLEALDDILDAKLPFIVAINKIDRPNSNPELIKQQLAEKNVLLEGYGGTIPVMELSAKTGANVPELLELLSLLAEIQDLSADPTAPATGFVLEANLDQRVGVSATLIIKNGTLNTGDLLVIAGVVSKVKRLNNFAGVMVKTLPPSSPAQVVSLTELPPVGATFQAFSDKRAAEQFATEERANREKIKPEATKPTSATPENAIEISLILKADVAGSLEALEKEINKLSNEQTRIKIVSTGVGRIGDNDIKLAGATRGAIVLGFKTSLEKNTTDLVEKLKVEVATFDIIYKLSEWLEEKIKSKQPKREEITVIGRAKLLKVFGSDKDRQVIGGVVTSGRMVLGKTVKVIRRDNEVARGKILELQQQKLPTKEVAQDHQFGSLIETKLPLASGDTLEILEITEH from the coding sequence ATGTCTAACCAAACAAGACCACCAATCGTTGTGGTGATGGGCCACATTGACCACGGTAAATCAACTCTTCTTGACTACATCCGCAAGACAAATGTCGTCGACGGAGAAACGGGTGGAATCACCCAAGCAATCAGCGCCTACCAAACTGAAAAAATCACTTTCTTAGACACTCCGGGACACGCGGCCTTCACCGGAATGCGCGAGCGTGGTGTAAACATTGCTGACTTGGCGATCCTTGTCGTTTCCGCAGAAGAGGGCGTGAAGACACAAACACTGGAAGCACTAGACGATATCCTTGACGCCAAACTTCCCTTCATCGTCGCCATCAACAAAATTGACCGCCCAAACTCCAACCCAGAATTAATTAAGCAACAGTTGGCAGAAAAAAATGTCTTACTTGAAGGTTATGGCGGCACCATTCCTGTGATGGAACTTTCGGCAAAAACGGGTGCCAATGTTCCAGAACTTCTAGAACTACTATCGCTCCTCGCCGAAATTCAGGATCTCTCGGCTGATCCCACCGCCCCGGCCACTGGTTTTGTGCTGGAAGCCAACCTCGACCAACGAGTTGGTGTTTCTGCTACTCTAATTATCAAAAACGGGACTCTTAACACTGGGGATTTACTAGTTATCGCTGGCGTCGTAAGTAAGGTAAAGAGACTTAACAATTTTGCCGGTGTCATGGTAAAAACCTTACCTCCATCATCCCCCGCCCAAGTAGTTAGTCTTACCGAATTACCACCAGTTGGTGCCACCTTTCAAGCATTCTCAGACAAAAGGGCGGCGGAACAATTCGCAACCGAAGAACGGGCCAACCGAGAAAAGATTAAACCAGAGGCCACCAAACCAACGAGCGCAACGCCAGAAAACGCAATCGAAATTTCCCTCATATTGAAAGCTGACGTGGCCGGTAGCCTAGAGGCGCTGGAGAAGGAAATCAACAAACTGAGTAATGAGCAGACAAGAATCAAAATAGTTAGTACTGGGGTCGGTAGAATTGGCGATAACGATATTAAGCTGGCGGGGGCTACGAGAGGTGCAATTGTTCTCGGTTTCAAAACTAGCTTGGAAAAAAATACGACTGATTTGGTAGAAAAACTGAAAGTAGAAGTAGCCACATTTGATATCATTTATAAGTTGTCGGAATGGCTTGAGGAAAAAATCAAATCAAAACAACCTAAACGCGAAGAGATTACCGTTATTGGTCGAGCCAAACTGCTCAAGGTTTTCGGTAGCGACAAAGACCGCCAAGTCATCGGTGGTGTGGTCACGAGCGGTAGAATGGTGTTAGGAAAAACTGTCAAAGTAATCCGCCGCGATAATGAAGTCGCTCGTGGTAAAATTTTAGAATTACAACAGCAGAAATTACCGACCAAAGAAGTAGCCCAAGATCATCAGTTTGGTTCCCTAATCGAAACGAAGTTACCACTGGCTTCGGGGGACACGCTAGAAATTTTAGAAATTACCGAGCATTAA
- a CDS encoding trypsin-like peptidase domain-containing protein yields the protein MEELNKNQVVLLVLLVSFVTSIATGIVTVTLLQQAPPGVTQTINRVVERTIEKTVPGETKTTTVIKEVPVIVTEEQLIVDVINSASPATVRITDRSGVALGTGFIISDDGRIATVDKVFLTGPTINDSYQIFLGDGRHGDARLIRTDAKKSVVLLQLVLASLRDGDGKDASKAPLVKLDLVETEVLPGQTVVALGVPDNGPINVSGGIVSGLFKDTVSGTSFINTSASNLNNIGGPLLNTKGKVIGLSRDAGVAVTAAMIGATNNSILK from the coding sequence ATGGAGGAATTAAATAAAAATCAGGTTGTTTTGTTGGTTCTACTCGTTAGCTTCGTCACCTCTATCGCTACAGGTATCGTAACGGTGACACTACTTCAGCAGGCGCCACCGGGCGTGACGCAAACAATTAATCGAGTGGTAGAGCGGACGATTGAGAAAACTGTCCCTGGAGAAACCAAGACGACAACTGTAATAAAAGAGGTGCCGGTAATTGTGACCGAAGAACAGCTGATTGTGGATGTGATTAACTCTGCCTCGCCCGCAACGGTGCGTATTACAGATAGATCGGGTGTGGCTCTTGGTACGGGTTTTATTATTTCGGACGATGGTCGGATTGCGACAGTCGATAAGGTTTTTCTTACTGGCCCGACAATCAATGATTCCTATCAAATTTTCTTGGGTGATGGTCGTCATGGTGACGCAAGATTAATTAGAACCGACGCAAAGAAAAGTGTGGTTCTGCTTCAACTCGTTCTGGCTAGTTTGAGAGATGGTGATGGGAAAGATGCCTCTAAGGCACCATTAGTAAAACTGGATTTAGTTGAGACGGAAGTTTTGCCCGGTCAAACTGTCGTAGCGCTCGGTGTACCAGATAATGGCCCAATCAATGTTTCTGGCGGTATTGTTTCCGGACTATTTAAGGATACGGTTTCCGGCACCTCTTTCATCAATACAAGTGCCTCAAATTTAAATAACATTGGTGGACCGCTTCTGAATACCAAGGGTAAGGTGATTGGTCTCTCACGTGATGCGGGGGTAGCGGTGACAGCGGCAATGATTGGAGCGACAAACAATAGTATTCTAAAATAA
- the miaA gene encoding tRNA (adenosine(37)-N6)-dimethylallyltransferase MiaA has translation MSKQVLVIVGPTASGKSALAVQLAKKFDGEIISADSRQVYRGLDIGSGKITEKEKRGIPHHLLDIASPKRIFTVARYQKLAKQKIAEIIGRGKLPIICGGTGFYIQAIVDDLALPKVKPDSRLRKSLAQKTVPELFKMLQKLDSNRARKIDRNNPRRLIRAIEIAKHGPKK, from the coding sequence ATGAGCAAGCAAGTCTTAGTAATTGTCGGCCCCACAGCCAGTGGTAAAAGTGCCTTGGCGGTTCAGCTGGCCAAGAAGTTTGATGGTGAAATTATTTCGGCAGATTCAAGACAGGTTTATCGTGGCTTAGATATCGGGAGCGGAAAGATTACCGAGAAAGAGAAGCGTGGTATTCCCCACCACCTCCTAGACATCGCTTCACCCAAACGCATCTTTACTGTGGCGCGATATCAAAAATTAGCAAAACAAAAGATCGCCGAGATCATTGGTCGAGGAAAGTTACCAATCATCTGTGGCGGCACAGGCTTCTATATCCAAGCGATTGTCGACGACCTGGCTTTACCGAAAGTGAAACCGGATTCTCGTCTCCGGAAAAGTCTCGCCCAGAAAACTGTGCCCGAATTATTTAAAATGCTTCAGAAACTAGACAGCAACCGGGCGAGAAAAATTGACAGAAATAATCCCCGGCGACTAATCCGCGCGATAGAGATTGCCAAACATGGGCCAAAAAAGTGA
- a CDS encoding thioredoxin domain-containing protein — protein MAENQLSPKEQYEQEQKLKRAERGGAGVRPVASGSGRGIWPWILAILILGGTVFGLYKLATVTPPGGVPSDGALSIPVTEADWLDGNLDAKVQLVEYSDFQCPACAFYAPWIKQLRDEFADEQLVVVYRHFPLRTIHANAQISSQVVEAAGLQGKFWLAADIIFDNQKLWSEQILARQTLVKLLQPLGLNLSKLEQDIDSAMVKKAVEQDLQSGVSSGVDSTPSFFLNGKRINNPQSYEEFKKLITDNLGA, from the coding sequence ATGGCAGAAAATCAATTAAGTCCTAAGGAGCAATACGAACAGGAGCAGAAATTGAAGCGTGCCGAGCGCGGTGGTGCGGGTGTACGGCCAGTTGCTTCTGGGTCAGGACGGGGCATTTGGCCCTGGATTCTGGCTATTTTGATTCTTGGGGGTACCGTTTTTGGTCTATATAAACTAGCGACAGTCACTCCGCCCGGCGGTGTACCTAGCGATGGGGCGCTTTCGATTCCGGTAACGGAGGCTGATTGGCTCGACGGTAACCTTGATGCCAAGGTTCAGTTAGTTGAATATAGTGATTTCCAGTGTCCAGCTTGCGCTTTTTATGCTCCGTGGATCAAGCAATTGCGTGACGAATTTGCCGACGAACAATTAGTAGTGGTCTATCGCCATTTCCCACTTCGGACCATTCATGCTAATGCCCAGATTTCTTCTCAGGTCGTTGAGGCGGCCGGTTTGCAGGGTAAGTTCTGGCTGGCGGCGGATATCATTTTTGACAACCAGAAACTCTGGTCCGAGCAAATTTTAGCCCGTCAAACGCTGGTAAAGTTGCTTCAACCGCTTGGTCTCAATCTTTCTAAACTGGAGCAGGATATTGATAGCGCAATGGTGAAGAAGGCGGTAGAACAAGATCTCCAGAGTGGCGTAAGTTCTGGTGTTGATTCAACACCAAGCTTTTTTCTGAATGGGAAAAGAATTAATAACCCACAGAGTTATGAAGAATTCAAGAAACTTATTACTGACAATCTTGGGGCTTAG
- a CDS encoding AAA family ATPase, with amino-acid sequence MPPFSNFTAKAKEVIRKTHELAIERGQNQVGPVHLLAALLLQEESMFVSILDKIEVDTAMLTDYVVESLEGSEQTGVLSAAYQIYLTPELVKVFDTSGKIAANLQDEFVSTEHLLLGLLETPNQAHEILARFRVTKERVLKVLQELRMSQTHEVDQSKKFRNIEKFTKNLTELAKADKLDPVIGREEEIQRLMEILSRRTKNNPILIGEAGTGKTAIAEGLAIKIAKNDVPESLRDKELVSLDLGLIVAGTKYRGEFEERLKGVLKELERSGNKFILFIDEIHTIVGAGAAEGAIDASNMLKPALARGELRAIGATTIKEYQKYIEKDQALTRRFQPVHVEEPSVDDAITILRGLKERYESHHGVHITDSAIVAAAQLSARYISDRFLPDKAIDLVDEAASALRLQLENKPELLGETDTKIMRLEVEKEALKKELSLKDDKQTRARIKKIEKEVSDLREEVRELELKWKNEKEVISEIKVVKRDLETARLEAEQSEWRADLSHAAEIRYGKIPQLEKDLKVKELKLKKLQSSRRILKEEVTDEEIAKVVARWTHIPVTKMLEGESQRLTRIEDELRKRVRGQDEAIKKIAEAVKRSRAGVGDPDRPIGSFILLGPTGVGKTELARTLAHFMFDDEKALVRIDMSEYMEKYSISKLIGSPPGYVGYEEGGSLTETVRHRPYAVLLFDEIEKANPEVFNILLQVLDNGRLTDGKGRVVNFKNTIIILTSNIGSEYIQRLQKIGFSSGDGTAKTDYNETKQRIMESLKNHFRPEFLNRLDDIIIFNPLPAETIKEIVDIQLQLVRGRLAHKQIKLEVSTETMAYLAREGYSSEYGVRPLKRLIQNKILNQVAEFIIGRKIESGGVLVVEMKNGEPVIELKKRTLRTNGKRLVSTA; translated from the coding sequence ATGCCACCATTTTCTAACTTCACAGCGAAAGCGAAAGAGGTAATTCGGAAGACGCATGAACTCGCTATTGAGCGGGGTCAGAATCAGGTCGGCCCGGTTCATCTCTTGGCCGCTCTTCTTCTGCAGGAGGAAAGTATGTTTGTTTCCATTTTGGATAAAATTGAGGTGGACACGGCAATGCTGACAGACTATGTCGTGGAAAGTCTTGAGGGTAGTGAGCAGACAGGGGTACTCTCGGCGGCTTACCAGATTTATCTAACACCAGAATTGGTGAAAGTTTTTGATACATCCGGAAAAATTGCCGCTAATTTGCAAGACGAGTTTGTTTCCACGGAGCATCTTCTGCTTGGTCTTCTCGAGACACCAAATCAAGCCCACGAGATTCTGGCCCGTTTCCGTGTGACAAAGGAAAGGGTGTTGAAGGTTTTGCAGGAGTTGCGGATGAGCCAGACACATGAAGTAGACCAGTCAAAGAAGTTTCGTAATATCGAAAAATTTACAAAAAATCTAACGGAATTAGCGAAGGCGGATAAGCTTGATCCGGTCATTGGGAGAGAGGAGGAAATTCAACGCTTGATGGAGATTCTTTCTCGAAGGACAAAAAATAACCCGATTCTGATTGGCGAAGCGGGAACGGGAAAGACGGCAATTGCGGAGGGTTTAGCAATCAAGATTGCAAAAAATGATGTACCTGAATCTTTACGAGATAAAGAGCTAGTCTCACTTGACCTCGGTTTGATTGTCGCTGGTACAAAATATCGTGGTGAATTCGAGGAACGATTGAAGGGGGTTTTGAAAGAACTAGAACGTTCTGGTAACAAGTTTATTCTCTTTATCGACGAGATTCATACGATTGTGGGAGCTGGTGCGGCTGAGGGGGCAATTGATGCTTCCAACATGCTCAAGCCGGCATTGGCGCGAGGTGAGTTGCGGGCGATTGGGGCGACAACGATTAAGGAATACCAGAAATATATTGAGAAGGATCAAGCACTTACTCGTCGTTTCCAGCCTGTTCATGTGGAAGAACCTTCAGTTGATGACGCAATTACGATCTTGCGCGGATTGAAGGAGCGTTACGAGTCACATCATGGTGTTCATATTACCGATAGCGCAATTGTTGCCGCGGCCCAGCTCTCTGCCCGCTACATCAGTGATCGCTTTCTGCCCGATAAGGCAATTGATCTGGTTGATGAAGCGGCTTCAGCCCTTCGCTTACAACTAGAAAACAAACCAGAACTCTTGGGGGAAACGGATACTAAGATTATGCGTTTGGAGGTTGAGAAGGAGGCATTGAAAAAAGAGCTATCTCTCAAGGATGATAAACAAACTAGGGCCAGGATTAAGAAGATTGAGAAAGAGGTTAGTGATCTCCGCGAAGAGGTCCGTGAATTGGAGTTAAAGTGGAAAAATGAGAAAGAGGTAATTTCCGAAATCAAAGTGGTGAAGCGTGATTTAGAGACGGCGCGCCTGGAGGCTGAACAGTCGGAATGGCGGGCCGACCTCTCTCATGCGGCCGAGATTCGTTATGGCAAAATCCCTCAGCTGGAGAAGGATTTGAAGGTCAAGGAATTAAAGCTTAAGAAACTGCAGAGTTCCAGGCGGATTCTGAAGGAAGAAGTAACGGATGAAGAAATTGCCAAAGTGGTGGCGCGCTGGACTCATATTCCGGTGACGAAAATGTTGGAGGGAGAATCACAGAGACTGACGCGGATTGAAGATGAGTTGCGCAAACGGGTTCGTGGACAAGATGAGGCAATTAAGAAAATCGCCGAGGCGGTCAAGCGTTCACGCGCGGGTGTGGGTGATCCAGATCGACCAATTGGCTCCTTTATTTTGCTTGGCCCAACCGGTGTTGGTAAGACCGAATTAGCTCGTACTCTTGCTCACTTTATGTTTGACGATGAGAAGGCGTTGGTGCGGATTGATATGAGTGAATATATGGAGAAATATTCTATCTCCAAACTTATCGGTTCACCACCAGGTTATGTGGGTTACGAAGAGGGCGGGTCATTGACCGAAACGGTGCGTCATCGGCCCTATGCCGTTTTACTTTTCGATGAAATTGAGAAAGCGAATCCGGAAGTTTTCAACATCTTACTTCAGGTCCTGGATAATGGCCGTCTTACGGACGGCAAGGGTCGCGTCGTCAATTTCAAGAACACAATTATTATTCTCACGTCCAATATTGGCAGTGAGTATATCCAACGACTTCAAAAGATTGGTTTCTCTAGTGGTGACGGCACGGCGAAGACTGATTACAATGAAACTAAACAGCGCATCATGGAAAGTCTTAAGAATCACTTCCGCCCGGAATTCTTGAACCGCCTGGATGACATCATTATCTTCAACCCGCTACCGGCCGAGACGATTAAGGAGATTGTGGATATCCAGCTTCAGCTGGTGAGGGGGCGTTTAGCACACAAGCAGATCAAATTGGAAGTCTCAACGGAGACAATGGCCTATCTCGCTCGCGAGGGTTATAGTTCTGAATATGGCGTGCGTCCGCTCAAGCGTTTAATTCAAAATAAAATTCTTAATCAAGTCGCGGAGTTTATTATTGGGAGGAAAATCGAGAGTGGGGGAGTTCTCGTGGTAGAAATGAAGAATGGTGAGCCGGTAATTGAATTGAAGAAACGGACACTACGAACGAATGGTAAACGGCTTGTGTCTACGGCCTAA